The Mustela erminea isolate mMusErm1 chromosome 6, mMusErm1.Pri, whole genome shotgun sequence genome includes a region encoding these proteins:
- the HEBP1 gene encoding heme-binding protein 1, producing MLGMIKNSLFGSVETWPWQVLSKGAKEDVSYEERTCEGGRFATVEVTDKPVDEGLREAMPKVMKYVGGTNDKGIGMGMTVPISFAVFPGDDGSLQKKLKVWFRIPNQFQSNPPVPTDDSIKIEERESITVYSLQFGGYAKEADYVAHATQLRTALEGTATCRSDVYFCTGYDPPMKPYGRRNEVWLVKA from the exons ATGCTGGGCATGATCAAGAACTCGCTGTTCGGGAGCGTAGAGACGTGGCCTTGGCAGGTCCTGAGCAAAGGGGCTAAG GAAGACGTCTCCTATGAGGAAAGGACCTGTGAGGGGGGGCGGTTTGCCACAGTTGAAGTGACAGACAAGCCTGTGGATGAGGGTCTCCGGGAAGCAATGCCCAAAGTCATGAAGTACGTGGGAGGCACCAATGACAAGG GAATCGGAATGGGGATGACAGttcctatttcctttgctgtgtttcCTGGTGATGATGGCTCCctccagaagaaattaaaagtctGGTTCCGGATTCCAAACCAGTTTCAGAGCAACCCGCCAGTTCCCACCGATGACAGCATTAAGATCGAAGAGAGGGAAAGCATCACCGTCTATTCCCT GCAGTTTGGTGGTTACGCGAAGGAGGCCGACTACGTAGCTCATGCCACCCAGCTGCGTACAGCCTTGGAGGGCACGGCCACCTGCCGCAGTGACGTCTACTTCTGCACTGGGTATGACCCTCCCATGAAGCCCTATGGACGTCGCAATGAGGTCTGGCTGGTGAAAGCATGA